In Populus alba chromosome 9, ASM523922v2, whole genome shotgun sequence, a genomic segment contains:
- the LOC118034778 gene encoding uncharacterized protein: MDSQRGSVLSWAYYCQGKTMDELRNSLLYTTLELEQTRVAVQEELRKKDDQLFHLKDLLIKAIRERDEAQEKCQRLVTEKVLLQQQPQHHQNAPLSGISSIEDEPRRGIDSSNGFSSSDCEESIVSSPVIDQTPQPSQLPPPAAPQTIPQAAIELVPEKPLPEKGKLLQAVMKAGPLLQTLLLAGPLPQWRHPPPPLESFEIPPVTIPSPPPPPAPQLIHQDSFININGCNRKRVRCDGSDSPTKTKYQNISPPLTTHATH; encoded by the exons ATGGACAGCCAAAGAGGTTCTGTTCTAAGCTGGGCTTACTACTGCCAGGGAAAG ACAATGGATGAACTGAGGAATTCCCTTTTGTACACAACTTTGGAGCTGGAGCAAACAAGGGTAGCAGTTCAGGAAGAgctaagaaagaaagatgaccAGTTGTTCCATCTCAAGGATCTACTGATCAAAGCCATCAGAGAAAGAGACGAGGCACAAGAGAAATGTCAGAGACTTGTCACTGAGAAAGTCCTGCTCCAACAGCAGCCACAACATCACCAAAATGCTCCTCTCTCTGGGATTTCCAGCATTGAAGATGAACCGAGAAGAGGAATTGACTCCAGCAATGGCTTCTCATCATCAGACTGTGAAGAGAGCATTGTTTCATCTCCAGTTATTGACCAAACTCCACAACCATCCCAATTGCCCCCACCTGCAGCACCACAAACTATCCCCCAAGCAGCAATTGAGTTAGTTCCTGAAAAGCCATTACCTGAAAAGGGAAAGCTTTTACAGGCAGTAATGAAAGCTGGTCCCCTCTTACAGACTCTCCTTCTAGCCGGACCACTTCCTCAATGGAGacacccaccaccaccactcgAGTCCTTTGAGATCCCACCTGTCACCATACCTTCACCACCACCCCCACCCGCACCTCAGCTCATCCACCAAGACTCATTTATCAACATTAATGGTTGCAATAGAAAAAGGGTTCGCTGTGATGGCTCTGATTCTCCTACAAAGACCAAGTATCAAAACATAAGTCCTCCACTGACAACCCACGCAACCCACTAA